A single region of the Chitinivibrionales bacterium genome encodes:
- the xrtK gene encoding exosortase K yields the protein MKKKTAISEWIILIGNSIKGRVFQIVIVIGICGLLKHHYSTASPDQLRWILCPTAFATEMITGENFTFVRNEGYVSSDRFLVIAKSCAGVNFMILAIILIALAHVISAGKERNGIYKMIGAVMAGYAVTIIVNTMRIAGAIHLYSLPIYGGVVTPAAVHRLEGILVYFVALRVLYGVSLRIGKKIGKSPPGSSVIHSIIPLIAYLSLMILVPLLRGALKENPERFCFHSLFVAGCPVLFILIVWGIKGFRLLFRSTRMCRHRLHNRNSITIPVRMIHLMNSIFK from the coding sequence ATGAAAAAGAAAACTGCGATATCAGAATGGATCATTTTGATTGGCAATAGTATAAAAGGCCGTGTGTTCCAAATTGTAATTGTAATTGGAATATGCGGCCTTCTGAAACATCATTACAGCACGGCGTCTCCGGATCAGCTCAGGTGGATCCTTTGCCCCACGGCTTTTGCAACAGAAATGATAACCGGAGAAAACTTTACTTTCGTAAGGAATGAGGGGTATGTAAGCAGCGATCGTTTTCTTGTGATTGCAAAATCATGCGCGGGAGTCAATTTTATGATCCTGGCAATTATTCTTATCGCATTGGCACATGTTATATCCGCGGGAAAGGAGAGGAATGGGATTTACAAAATGATTGGTGCGGTCATGGCCGGTTATGCGGTCACAATAATCGTAAATACGATGCGGATAGCTGGTGCGATTCATCTCTATTCACTTCCAATCTACGGAGGTGTTGTTACTCCGGCGGCGGTTCACCGGCTTGAAGGTATTCTGGTCTATTTTGTCGCCCTCCGGGTACTGTATGGGGTATCGTTGCGAATCGGGAAAAAGATAGGGAAAAGCCCCCCGGGATCGTCGGTCATCCACAGCATAATACCTCTGATTGCATATCTTTCTCTTATGATTCTGGTACCGTTATTACGAGGGGCGTTAAAGGAGAATCCCGAACGATTCTGTTTTCATTCTCTTTTTGTAGCGGGATGTCCGGTTCTGTTTATTCTTATTGTTTGGGGGATAAAAGGGTTTCGACTGTTGTTCCGCAGTACGCGCATGTGCAGACATCGATTGCACAACCGGAATTCGATTACGATACCGGTGAGAATGATTCATTTGATGAACAGTATATTTAAATGA
- a CDS encoding VWA domain-containing protein translates to MKYIHNYISALVLIFAVGVPASPGPENDDDKTMSPYFHIPAGDPSIDRLPLKGTRIDVTINGVIAEVTVNQKYANDGNRPINACYVFPASTRAAVHGMKMKIGEQVITAKIKEREQAKETFEKAKQEGKSASLLQQQRPNVFTMDVANIMPGDLIEVELKYTELIVPVDGAYEFIYPTVVGPRYSELTESNGGSDNKWLKNPYFKKGEEKEATWDITVHVISPIELKELVCYSHKTYTEWENAQSAKITLSHDEKQLADRDYILQYRLAGNRIQSGVMLYEGNDEKFFLCMVEPPERIRNSLIPPREYIFVVDISGSMSGFPLQTTKKLLRDLISHLRPTDKFNIILFAGSSSLLSPTSLPVTQENVNKAIAHIDNQRGGGGTRLLPAIKRALQLPHHDTISRNIVVVTDGYIAVEKDVFECIADNLNRANVFSFGIGSSVNRHLIEGIAKAGKGEPFVVTDPSRAPAQAIRFRNYIQSPLLTHIEFETKGFKVYDMIPRSVPDLLAERPLVIFGKWRGKKQGSIRITGYTGEGPFEKTFTLNNVESKAKNSPLQYLWARKRIEERSDFNFGPTDTEERDEIISLGLRYNLLTRYTSFVAVHEDVRNTEGDAKNVKQPLPLPKGVSNAAIGGVRAVPEPGLLLVFFILMFGIGFANLLRKSLGTKNSAE, encoded by the coding sequence ATGAAATATATCCATAATTATATAAGTGCTCTGGTGCTGATTTTTGCAGTCGGCGTACCCGCGAGTCCGGGGCCGGAGAATGATGATGATAAAACCATGTCTCCCTACTTCCACATTCCTGCAGGGGATCCGTCAATCGACCGGCTTCCCCTGAAAGGTACCCGAATTGACGTCACTATTAATGGTGTTATTGCCGAGGTTACTGTAAATCAGAAATATGCCAACGACGGCAACCGCCCGATCAATGCCTGTTATGTTTTCCCTGCATCAACCCGCGCTGCGGTTCATGGTATGAAAATGAAAATCGGTGAGCAGGTTATCACGGCAAAAATCAAAGAGCGGGAGCAGGCAAAAGAGACTTTTGAAAAGGCTAAGCAAGAAGGTAAAAGCGCATCGCTGCTTCAACAGCAACGTCCCAACGTATTTACTATGGATGTTGCCAATATCATGCCTGGTGATCTCATTGAAGTGGAATTGAAATATACCGAGCTTATTGTGCCTGTCGACGGCGCCTATGAATTTATCTATCCCACTGTCGTGGGACCCCGGTATTCCGAATTGACAGAGTCAAATGGAGGGTCCGATAACAAATGGTTGAAAAATCCCTATTTCAAAAAGGGCGAGGAAAAAGAGGCGACCTGGGATATCACCGTTCATGTTATCTCTCCTATCGAGTTGAAGGAGCTTGTCTGCTACAGCCATAAAACATATACGGAATGGGAGAATGCCCAATCTGCGAAAATAACGCTTTCCCACGATGAAAAGCAGCTGGCAGACAGAGATTATATCCTCCAGTACCGTCTGGCAGGCAACCGGATTCAATCCGGAGTGATGCTGTATGAAGGTAATGATGAGAAATTTTTTCTCTGTATGGTTGAGCCGCCCGAGCGAATTCGAAACAGCCTGATTCCCCCACGGGAATATATCTTTGTTGTCGATATATCCGGATCTATGAGTGGATTTCCCCTCCAGACGACAAAAAAGCTTCTTCGGGATTTAATCAGCCATCTGAGACCCACCGATAAATTCAACATTATTCTTTTTGCCGGAAGTTCCAGTCTGTTGTCACCCACTTCGCTGCCGGTCACCCAGGAGAACGTTAATAAAGCGATCGCTCATATCGATAACCAGCGAGGCGGTGGCGGAACACGATTGTTGCCCGCGATAAAACGAGCATTACAATTGCCGCATCATGATACGATATCACGAAATATTGTCGTGGTTACGGATGGTTACATTGCCGTAGAAAAGGATGTTTTTGAATGTATCGCAGATAACCTGAACAGGGCAAACGTTTTTTCCTTTGGCATTGGAAGCAGTGTGAACCGTCACCTCATCGAAGGTATTGCAAAGGCGGGGAAAGGCGAACCGTTTGTTGTCACCGATCCGTCGCGTGCTCCGGCACAGGCGATTCGTTTCAGAAATTACATACAATCGCCACTGCTCACTCATATCGAATTTGAAACCAAAGGATTCAAGGTTTATGATATGATTCCCCGCTCGGTTCCCGATCTTCTTGCAGAAAGACCGCTCGTAATTTTTGGTAAATGGAGAGGAAAAAAACAGGGGAGTATCAGGATTACCGGCTATACCGGGGAGGGGCCTTTTGAAAAAACGTTTACTTTAAACAATGTTGAATCGAAAGCGAAAAACAGCCCTTTGCAGTATTTATGGGCACGGAAACGCATAGAAGAACGCTCTGATTTCAATTTTGGCCCCACCGATACAGAGGAGAGAGATGAAATAATTTCACTTGGTCTCAGGTATAACCTTTTAACCAGATACACTTCATTTGTTGCTGTCCATGAGGACGTTCGCAATACTGAAGGCGATGCAAAAAATGTTAAACAGCCGCTTCCCCTGCCCAAAGGGGTAAGCAATGCAGCAATCGGAGGAGTACGAGCCGTGCCTGAACCGGGATTGTTACTCGTGTTTTTTATACTGATGTTCGGTATCGGCTTTGCCAATTTACTCAGGAAATCCCTTGGCACTAAGAATAGTGCAGAATAG
- the smc gene encoding chromosome segregation protein SMC gives MVLRGISIYGFKSFADKIEIEFGEGITAIVGPNGCGKSNVVDAIRWVFGEQKASALRSSSMQDVIFSGTQFRQPLNMAEVTLTIENTRNILPVDYKQVGITRRVFRNGESEYRINKVPCRLRDINNLFLDTGVGSNSYTTIENHMIDAILSDKADERRVLFEEAAGIGKYKKRRKESQRKLEYTRQDLLRINDKVHERSQYVNMLARQVEKAKRYRKYYDELKGLELGFGNRHYSALNELLTNKKSELAELENAYEIQKAETASMESKIEELNVAMAQKEKELQAAAQKVGEANEQIVATDKHISVTEETIKHLKDNAERFENERDSLEQQAQEKTELKVKIEKYVTEGETVIQRHEENLANIQNELAQFDASISSKKENASLLAQEQIEMVNAMAEQRNAMAEIQSKIRNCLDLQERDKKEIYILANREEEYSEHLKEFRKQLEDACEADKNLFQSRQVLVSRIEREDDRYRSLLEREKQLEAQIDSMKSQLEFLQGLDAQLEGYENGVRALLKEEMPGKLGTVADLITISDEKIAGIVERVLSSEIQTVVFKNDSDLRGAVDFLNKEPVGTARMTCLERVQSASSFSKPENDSCTTLTGYINTDEEYRGLAEHLFGRYLVVKDLEQALHLAGQNGRNHIYISHEGIVCLGNGTVIAGSSHKEQAGILTRKKRIESLPREIEVCRKEFQRIVSEKETSIITRDEAKVALTEVNAKLSAGQRKQQEYETNIKHYENELANIKDKTRSLQEQLDQTAARITEHEQEIRGAQEKLASLETEKIDTEIRIESSKDQLAGMEEERKAIHDRLVNAQLRLQGDRHKLDQNTMDLKNLGREIENIGKKKQKLLEERQQAEHRDNELSTQVHQLKDDLENRIARRKELQENHANIREEYNAILNQIDELRKQVKTKVHENEGYYGRIADMKNDLTRAEEKMRSIREKVFESYKIDLEYLEEEIPAIDGDDHEIEENITKYKERLGRLVGQVNMSAPEEYEEKNSELQELIKQRDDLQNAVDDLERAIKKLNKEARTKFSETFQQVQENFTKMFTTLFEGGQAFLSIEENIDPLEAPIHINARPPGKKMRGVQLLSGGERALTAISLLFALYMVRPSAYCILDELDAPLDDANVERFVRALRNFTDNTQFIIVTHNKRTMESSDLLYGVTQQEKGVSTVVSVRLEEAYRHAA, from the coding sequence ATGGTATTACGCGGAATCTCGATCTACGGGTTTAAGTCTTTTGCCGATAAGATTGAGATTGAATTCGGGGAGGGAATTACCGCTATTGTTGGCCCGAACGGGTGCGGTAAGAGTAATGTTGTCGATGCTATTCGCTGGGTATTCGGAGAACAGAAGGCTTCGGCGTTGAGAAGTTCATCCATGCAGGATGTCATTTTTTCGGGTACTCAGTTCAGACAGCCTCTTAATATGGCTGAAGTTACGCTGACGATCGAAAATACCCGTAATATTCTTCCGGTCGATTATAAGCAGGTGGGTATAACCCGGCGGGTTTTCCGTAATGGTGAAAGTGAATACCGGATCAACAAGGTACCCTGCAGACTCAGAGACATTAATAATCTTTTTCTGGATACCGGCGTCGGGAGTAATTCGTATACTACTATAGAAAATCACATGATTGACGCGATTCTGAGCGATAAGGCTGATGAGCGCCGGGTGCTTTTTGAAGAAGCTGCGGGGATCGGCAAATACAAGAAACGTCGCAAAGAGAGTCAGCGGAAGCTTGAATATACCCGTCAGGATCTTCTGCGGATAAACGATAAAGTCCACGAGCGGTCTCAATATGTGAATATGCTGGCCCGTCAGGTGGAAAAGGCTAAACGGTACCGAAAATACTACGATGAACTGAAAGGGCTGGAGCTTGGGTTCGGTAATCGTCACTATTCTGCATTGAATGAATTGCTTACGAATAAAAAAAGCGAACTGGCCGAACTTGAGAACGCCTATGAAATCCAGAAGGCCGAGACCGCATCGATGGAGTCCAAAATCGAAGAGCTTAACGTTGCAATGGCTCAAAAAGAGAAAGAACTCCAGGCTGCGGCTCAGAAAGTTGGCGAAGCCAATGAACAGATTGTTGCCACCGATAAACATATTTCTGTTACCGAAGAGACGATTAAGCATCTCAAGGATAACGCCGAACGGTTTGAAAATGAGCGGGATTCTTTAGAGCAACAGGCGCAGGAAAAAACCGAACTCAAAGTGAAAATCGAGAAATATGTCACTGAAGGCGAGACTGTCATCCAACGCCATGAGGAAAATCTTGCCAACATTCAGAATGAACTGGCTCAGTTTGATGCATCAATATCATCGAAAAAAGAGAATGCCTCATTGCTTGCACAGGAGCAGATTGAAATGGTGAACGCCATGGCAGAGCAGCGCAATGCCATGGCCGAAATACAGAGCAAGATCCGAAATTGTCTCGATCTTCAGGAGCGGGACAAAAAAGAGATATATATCCTGGCCAACCGGGAGGAAGAATACTCGGAGCATCTTAAAGAATTCAGAAAACAACTTGAGGATGCCTGTGAAGCGGATAAAAATCTATTTCAATCCCGCCAGGTCCTTGTCTCCAGAATCGAACGGGAGGATGATCGGTATCGGAGCCTTCTTGAGCGGGAAAAACAGCTTGAGGCCCAGATCGATTCAATGAAATCTCAGCTCGAATTCCTGCAGGGGCTTGATGCACAGCTTGAAGGGTACGAAAATGGCGTCCGGGCGCTTCTCAAAGAAGAGATGCCGGGAAAACTTGGTACTGTTGCAGACCTGATTACTATTTCCGATGAAAAAATTGCCGGCATCGTCGAGCGGGTACTCTCCTCAGAGATCCAGACTGTGGTGTTCAAAAATGACAGCGATCTGAGAGGCGCGGTCGATTTTCTGAATAAGGAGCCGGTCGGGACAGCACGAATGACCTGTCTTGAAAGGGTACAAAGTGCGTCATCCTTCTCAAAACCGGAAAATGATTCATGCACCACGCTTACCGGTTATATCAATACGGATGAAGAATACCGGGGTCTGGCGGAACACCTTTTCGGACGGTATCTCGTAGTCAAAGATCTGGAACAAGCCCTTCACCTGGCCGGACAAAATGGTCGAAACCATATCTATATTTCGCACGAGGGCATTGTCTGTTTAGGTAATGGCACTGTAATCGCCGGGTCGAGTCATAAAGAACAGGCCGGTATTCTGACCCGGAAAAAACGAATCGAATCGCTTCCCCGCGAAATTGAAGTGTGTCGGAAAGAGTTTCAGAGAATTGTCAGCGAAAAAGAAACCTCGATTATCACCCGTGATGAAGCCAAGGTCGCGCTGACTGAAGTTAATGCAAAGCTCAGTGCAGGCCAGAGAAAGCAGCAGGAATACGAGACAAATATCAAGCATTATGAAAACGAACTGGCAAATATTAAAGACAAAACCCGTTCCCTTCAGGAACAGCTCGATCAGACTGCTGCACGAATAACCGAACATGAACAGGAAATCCGGGGAGCACAGGAAAAACTGGCGTCACTGGAAACCGAAAAGATCGATACCGAAATCCGTATCGAGTCTTCAAAAGATCAGCTTGCGGGTATGGAAGAAGAGCGCAAGGCGATCCACGACCGTCTGGTGAATGCCCAGTTGAGACTCCAGGGGGATCGTCACAAGCTCGATCAGAATACAATGGACCTCAAGAATCTCGGCCGGGAAATCGAGAATATCGGCAAAAAGAAGCAAAAACTGCTTGAAGAAAGACAGCAGGCCGAGCATCGTGATAACGAGCTGTCCACTCAGGTACATCAGCTGAAAGATGACCTCGAGAATCGGATAGCACGGCGAAAGGAACTCCAGGAAAATCATGCAAACATCAGAGAAGAATATAATGCTATCCTGAATCAGATCGATGAGCTTCGTAAGCAGGTCAAAACAAAAGTGCATGAAAATGAAGGCTATTACGGCAGGATTGCCGATATGAAAAATGACCTGACCCGTGCGGAAGAAAAAATGCGGAGTATCCGGGAAAAGGTCTTTGAATCCTATAAGATCGACCTTGAATATCTCGAAGAAGAGATTCCAGCGATTGATGGTGACGACCATGAGATTGAAGAAAATATTACAAAGTATAAAGAACGACTGGGCCGTCTTGTCGGTCAGGTGAATATGTCGGCGCCTGAAGAATACGAAGAGAAAAACAGTGAACTTCAGGAATTAATCAAGCAACGGGATGACCTTCAGAATGCCGTTGACGATCTCGAACGGGCAATCAAAAAACTGAATAAAGAGGCACGGACAAAATTCTCCGAAACCTTCCAGCAGGTACAGGAGAATTTCACCAAGATGTTTACGACTCTCTTTGAAGGTGGCCAGGCATTTTTGAGTATCGAAGAAAATATCGATCCTCTCGAAGCACCCATTCATATCAATGCCCGCCCTCCGGGCAAAAAGATGCGTGGCGTCCAGTTGCTGTCGGGTGGAGAACGCGCTCTCACTGCCATATCGCTCCTCTTTGCTCTTTACATGGTGCGGCCGTCGGCATACTGTATCCTCGATGAGCTTGATGCTCCTCTGGATGACGCCAACGTCGAGCGCTTTGTCAGGGCTTTACGCAACTTTACCGACAACACCCAGTTCATTATCGTTACCCATAACAAGCGGACCATGGAATCGTCCGACCTGCTGTATGGCGTGACACAACAGGAGAAGGGTGTTTCGACGGTTGTTTCGGTAAGGCTCGAAGAAGCCTATCGCCATGCAGCCTGA
- a CDS encoding CoA-binding protein, with translation MNSKSVVVVGASNKPERYSNKALKMLLEYGHEVIPVHPAIDQIEGITTVAGLDDVQKPVDTVTLYVGPAKSEELVDSLIALHPNRVIMNPGAESDTVEQKLTESGIPVMRACTMVLLRTGQF, from the coding sequence ATGAACAGTAAATCTGTTGTTGTTGTCGGGGCAAGTAACAAACCCGAGCGCTATTCCAATAAGGCGCTGAAAATGCTTTTAGAATACGGGCATGAGGTAATCCCGGTTCATCCGGCAATCGATCAGATTGAAGGTATTACTACCGTTGCCGGGCTCGATGACGTACAGAAGCCGGTTGATACGGTAACCTTGTATGTAGGACCGGCAAAGAGCGAAGAACTGGTAGACTCCCTCATTGCACTGCACCCCAACCGGGTGATCATGAATCCGGGAGCGGAATCGGATACTGTGGAGCAGAAACTGACCGAATCGGGTATTCCGGTTATGCGGGCATGCACAATGGTTCTGTTGCGGACGGGTCAGTTTTAG
- a CDS encoding methyltransferase domain-containing protein, whose product MNCSLCQSTRCSLFFTLGSRGKYKFYRCNECGLVIYDRTGGLDQKKYAVRIRDPEDPAHASNKIQSQSYDFIQRHIHSRGRFLDIGCGNGHLLSRARDDGWTVEGLELSSELAEYVKNRLDIDVITADFMHFVPRDRNQYDCIVLRHVLEHLPDPVAAMNSIHSLLAPGGMALLEFPNIMGLDCRVKRVVRKTGLYTKKYREDYRPGHCHEFCRKSFSRLIDMTGFKLQVWETYSIRPLANLLYRTIHIGNKARALIQKT is encoded by the coding sequence ATGAATTGCAGCCTGTGCCAAAGTACCAGATGTTCCCTGTTCTTTACCTTGGGAAGCCGGGGAAAGTACAAATTCTACAGATGTAATGAGTGCGGGCTGGTCATCTATGACCGTACCGGCGGCCTCGATCAGAAAAAATATGCGGTCCGTATCCGTGATCCGGAAGATCCCGCTCACGCATCGAATAAAATCCAGTCGCAATCATACGATTTCATACAAAGGCATATCCATTCACGAGGCCGATTCCTTGATATCGGGTGCGGAAACGGACACCTGCTTTCCCGCGCCCGTGATGATGGGTGGACCGTTGAAGGACTTGAGCTTTCATCCGAACTCGCAGAATATGTCAAGAATCGTCTTGATATCGATGTAATAACCGCCGATTTTATGCATTTCGTTCCCCGAGACCGGAATCAATATGACTGCATCGTCCTCCGCCATGTTCTCGAACATCTTCCCGACCCTGTCGCTGCAATGAACTCGATTCACTCGCTGCTTGCACCGGGCGGTATGGCCCTTCTCGAATTCCCCAATATCATGGGGCTTGACTGCCGGGTAAAAAGAGTGGTTCGAAAAACGGGCCTTTATACGAAAAAATATCGTGAAGATTATCGCCCGGGGCATTGTCATGAATTCTGCAGAAAATCATTCTCCCGGCTGATAGATATGACCGGCTTTAAGCTCCAGGTCTGGGAAACTTATTCGATTCGTCCCCTTGCAAATCTCCTTTATCGAACCATTCATATCGGCAACAAGGCCCGGGCGCTCATACAAAAAACCTGA